From the genome of Ornithobacterium rhinotracheale, one region includes:
- a CDS encoding sulfatase, whose amino-acid sequence MKKYLLPLAAFGVLTFSACTTSKNAETSNAKNKSKKPNIIVFLVDDMGWQDTSLPFWKQQTPLNRRYHTPNMERLAKEGMMFTNAYACAVSTPSRVSLLSGMNAARHRVTNWTMYKDNISNRISNNNLKEPIWNINGMIMSDTLRHAVHVPQTLPKVLHDNGYKTIHVGKAHFAAYSTPGADPRNLGYDVNIAGHGAGQPASYYGEDCYADQGKNRFVYNVPDLEPYYYTDTFLTDALTLEAEKEMKKAVAENKPFFLNLSQYAVHTPIMPDKRFLAKYKAQGLDDTEAAYATLLEGMDKGLGDIMDFLEKNNLADNTIIMFMSDNGGLTSYTRTGGKGTHNLPLRSGKGSIYEGGVREPMIVKWPGVVKPNTKTDQNIIIEDFYPTILEMAGAKPKGKSQVIDGVSFVSTLKGAKTDNEKRPIIWNYPNDWGVVDAGTNFFTGIKLGDYKFIYFYDNRPAELYNIKEDIGEKHNIIKEKPEIAKKLAKQLSDALKEMNAQRPSKPDGTLTPYPDEVIK is encoded by the coding sequence ATGAAAAAATATCTTCTTCCACTGGCTGCCTTTGGAGTTTTGACATTTAGTGCCTGTACGACTTCCAAAAATGCCGAAACTAGCAATGCGAAAAATAAATCTAAAAAACCGAATATTATTGTTTTTTTGGTAGATGACATGGGGTGGCAAGACACCTCGCTACCATTTTGGAAACAGCAAACACCACTGAATCGTCGTTACCATACCCCTAATATGGAACGCCTTGCCAAGGAAGGAATGATGTTTACCAACGCTTATGCATGTGCTGTGAGTACTCCCTCTCGCGTGAGTCTTCTGAGCGGAATGAACGCAGCTCGCCACCGAGTGACTAATTGGACAATGTATAAGGATAATATCTCTAATCGGATCAGCAACAATAACTTAAAAGAGCCCATTTGGAACATCAACGGAATGATTATGAGTGATACGCTCCGCCATGCAGTGCATGTGCCACAAACTTTGCCTAAAGTATTGCACGACAATGGTTACAAAACCATTCATGTAGGGAAAGCACACTTTGCGGCGTATAGTACGCCTGGTGCCGATCCACGAAATCTAGGCTATGATGTAAATATAGCAGGACATGGTGCCGGGCAGCCAGCAAGCTACTATGGCGAGGATTGCTATGCAGACCAAGGTAAAAACCGATTTGTGTATAATGTGCCAGATTTAGAACCTTATTACTACACCGATACTTTTTTGACTGATGCTTTGACACTCGAAGCTGAAAAAGAAATGAAAAAAGCGGTGGCAGAAAACAAGCCATTTTTCTTGAATTTATCTCAATATGCGGTGCACACACCTATTATGCCAGACAAGAGATTCTTGGCTAAATACAAAGCACAAGGACTTGATGATACCGAGGCAGCCTATGCCACTTTGCTAGAAGGTATGGACAAAGGGCTTGGCGACATCATGGATTTCCTTGAAAAAAATAATTTGGCAGATAACACTATTATCATGTTTATGTCAGACAATGGTGGGCTTACCAGCTACACCCGCACGGGCGGAAAAGGAACACACAATTTGCCATTGCGTAGCGGCAAAGGTTCTATCTATGAGGGAGGCGTGCGTGAGCCTATGATTGTGAAATGGCCTGGCGTGGTGAAACCCAATACCAAAACCGACCAAAATATCATTATCGAAGATTTTTATCCTACCATTTTAGAAATGGCGGGTGCCAAACCAAAAGGAAAATCACAAGTGATTGATGGTGTGAGTTTTGTTTCAACGCTAAAAGGTGCCAAAACCGATAACGAAAAACGACCAATCATCTGGAACTATCCAAACGATTGGGGCGTTGTAGATGCAGGAACCAATTTCTTTACAGGGATTAAATTAGGAGATTACAAATTCATTTATTTTTACGATAATCGCCCTGCGGAGTTGTACAACATTAAAGAAGACATTGGCGAAAAGCACAACATCATCAAGGAAAAACCTGAAATCGCTAAAAAATTGGCAAAACAATTGTCTGATGCATTAAAAGAAATGAACGCCCAACGCCCATCTAAACCCGATGGAACACTCACCCCTTATCCCGATGAAGTGATTAAATAA